A single Anopheles maculipalpis chromosome 3RL, idAnoMacuDA_375_x, whole genome shotgun sequence DNA region contains:
- the LOC126560969 gene encoding prominin-like protein produces the protein MATKKDSPFLGRLSRRLQTLGSVLLLILPSALVVLAQAEPILKIRTTEFTRYSEVIEYESSTSYNPRGMAPLYEITNHVIDLFVDENPIPDGYITFKAGAIAAGPNVSDNNWGPLLKQYWAILLVAALCIIMIAIMPIMGLCLCCCRCFGGCGGRSQPFDKKHDTCRRAILGFLLICSTSALVFGVVVAFVTNSYMQHGVENVTTSARHAVHDTRQYLKTTSSHIDHVLNKNYQELNNDLKQMLNDASDNIITRLEEESQAEKLTTLYQFVETLPEIRASLEKMKQLTSELRITASQLNDGLRGVKRELLTSLNKCGTQECIKVMDDYKIGRLNVNGIDYNSIQDRYFPRLPDLSQIIESVKQLTDSSLGSAIQVGVDQMNQLKRTLKQTVLENIPKVQAASDSTGNAIRDVSNMLTSRINNAGDTLGNNSYKHLDTADEYIEQYSIYRYYAGLGISSVLLLILICLVFGLLCGICGKRPDGYGDDCCNKGAGGRFLIFAVAIIFLTFSVILAVALASFLVGTLTRRAACDSLRDPANDQIINYLDQFVDLNRLYADLRAQAERSRTKLPVSDNVEQIHIGEVIEACRENGSIYKVLKLNNFVDIDTIQEFPEQYGITRELNALTHKIKIDPVKILTPEATEDIEALKASKLNDFDVDKFTDNLTYNITEYNLNEIADKLRDVANRVPSGKEMNDIKVNLKNQALHLSSYQTNLVDPIIASTNELIKLSTTLDSSLKFGQPSFSAAIEKFLVQIKDAEFYINNHGRNFVQNVTEELVTGFTNQIYAYIKFVTVSTKNDIGLCGPMYNVYESMIVASCNRIVDPFNGFWAGVVWCLLLFLPSIIFGVKLSTLYQKSDPYPGPMVESEYLYDAYTERDNIPLASGPKNKRRKKQDRRRESRDRRDIYYEEGSPSHSRDPRYNDMAPNVESQIPSILTHSGSDTVASSPPPVLLTSSHHHHHQHQQRHNMHQRHHSTPLPMSLPMSLHTSQESQEQQDSPNCTVYAGYQNSSPTSPMKTASSFQPSQPPGGAGSPNRMLSRLFSKSFFDDFQTALKQYDQQYAPAGGSSDLLTVMGQDRRTAHYQPSYLPSMLHQHHQHLHQQQQHVPRAGHVSRSNSSSVGSVRSMALVPTRTPSPLDFRTMSFRRPRSLASEESGGKQSTTRTDSGYEKY, from the exons ATGGCGACGAAGAAGGACTCTCCTTTCTTGGGTCGCTTATCCCGTCGACTACAGACGCTCGGTAGCGTCCTACTGCTCATCCTGCCCAGTGCACTCGTAGTGTTAGCGCAAGCGGAACCAATCCTGAAGATCCGCACGACTGAGTTTACCCGATACAGTGAGGTGATTGAATATGAAAGCTCAACGTCGTACAATCCGCGCGGTATGGCACCGCTGTACGAAATCACCAATCACGTGATCGATTTGTTTGTTGACGAGAATCCGATTCCGGATG GATACATCACGTTCAAGGCCGGCGCAATTGCTGCAGGACCGAACGTTTCGGACAACAATTGGGGCCCGCTGCTGAAGCAGTACTGGGCGATCTTGCTGGTGGCAGCATTGTGCATCATCATGATTGCGATAATGCCTATCATGGGGCTATGCTTgtgttgctgccgctgcttcGGCGGATGCGGTGGACGTTCGCAACCGTTCGACAAGAAACACGATACGTGCCGTCGAGCAATTTTGGGCTTCCTGTTGATCTGCTCAACCTCAGCTTTGGT ATTCGGTGTGGTGGTTGCATTCGTTACCAACAGCTATATGCAGCATGGGGTGGAAAACGTCACCACTTCCGCACGGCATGCTGTACACGATACACGGCAGTACTTGAAGACTACCTCGTCTCACATCGATCATGTGCTGAACAAAAACTACCAGGAGCTCAACAACGATCTCAAGCAGATGCTGAACGATGCTTCCGATAATATTATCACCCGGCTGGAGGAAGAATCGCAAGCTGAGAAGCTGACGACGCTGTATCAGTTTGTCGAAACATTGCCCGAAATTCGTGCAAGTTTGGAGAAGATGAAACAACTGACGAGCGAACTACGAATTACGGCGTCTCAGTTGAATGATG GGCTTCGTGGCGTGAAGAGAGAATTACTTACGTCGCTTAACAAGTGTGGCACACAAGAATGTATCAAAGTGATGGACGACTACAAGATAGGACGCTTGAATGTGAACGGTATCGACTACAACTCG ATACAAGACAGATACTTCCCGAGG CTGCCGGATTTGTCGCAAATCATTGAGAGCGTTAAGCAGCTGACCGACAGCAGCCTGGGCAGTGCCATCCAGGTCGGTGTCGATCAGATGAACCAGCTCAAGCGTACGCTGAAGCAAACCGTCCTGGAGAACATACCGAAAGTGCAGGCCGCTTCGGATTCTACGGGAAATGCAATCAGAGACGTGTCGAATATGCTCACCTCACGGATAAACAATGCGGGCGATACACTGGGCAACAATTCCTACAAACATCTGGACACGGCGGACGAGTACATTGAGCAGTACAGCATTTACAGATACTATGCCGGACTGGGCATTAGTTCGGTGCTATTGCTAATTTTGATCTGCTTGGTGTTTGGACTGTTGTGCGGCATTTGTGGCAAGCGTCCGGACGGTTATGGAGACGATTGCTGCAACAAGGGTGCTGGCGGAAGATTCCTTATTTT TGCTGTCGCCATAATCTTCCTCACGTTCTCCGTTATCTTGGCGGTTGCGTTGGCATCATTCCTGGTTGGTACGTTAACGCGACGTGCCGCTTGCGATTCGCTTCGCGATCCGGCCAACGATCAAATCATCAACTATCTGGATCAATTTGTGGATTTGAACCGGCTGTATGCGGATCTGCGGGCACAGGCAGAGCGCTCGCGAACGAAGCTGCCGGTCAGCGACAATGTGGAGCAGATACACATTGGCGAGGTGATTGAGGCTTGTCGGGAAAATGGATCTATCTACAAGGTGCTGAAGTTGAACAATTTCGTCGACATTGACACGATCCAGGAGTTCCCCGAGCAGTACGGTATTACGCGGGAGCTGAACGCGCTTACGCACAAGATTAAGATCGATCCGGTAAAAATCCTCACGCCGGAAGCAACGGAAGACATTGAAGCGTTGAAGGCGTCAAAGTTGAACGATTTCGATGTGGATAAGTTTACTGACAat TTGACGTACAACATCACCGAGTACAACTTGAACGAAATAGCCGACAAGCTGCGGGATGTCGCGAACCGTGTTCCCTCCGGCAAGGAAATGAACGACATTAAAGTGAACCTGAAAAATCAAGCTCTTCATCTGTCTTCGTATCag ACCAACCTTGTCGATCCGATAATCGCATCCACAAACGAGCTAATTAAGCTTTCGACCACGCTGGACAGTAGCTTGAAGTTTGGACAACCATCGTTCTCCGCTGCAATCGAGAAATTCTTGGTCCAGATTAAGGATGCTGAGTTTTACATCAACAATCACGGGCGAAACTTCGTACAGAACGTCACCGAGGAGCTGGTTACAGGGTTCACCAATCAAATCTACGCTTACATCAAGTTCGTGACCGTTTCGACCAAAAACGATATTGGATTGTGTGGACCGATGTACAACGTGTACGAATCGATGATTGTTGCATCGTGCAATCGTATCGTTGATCCATTT AATGGATTCTGGGCTGGAGTGGTGTGGTGTTTGCTACTGTTTCTGCCTTCGATCATTTTCGGCGTAAAGCTGTCGACACTGTATCAAAAGTCGGATCCTTACCCTGGGCCGATGGTGGAATC TGAGTATCTGTATGATGCCTACACCGAGCGTGATAACATTCCTCTTGCGAG TGGTCCAAAAAATAAACGCCGCAAGAAGCAGGATCGTCGCCGCGAATCGCGTGATCGTCGAGATATCTACTACGAGGAGGGCAGCCCATCGCACAGCCGTGACCCAAGGTACAACGACATGGCGCCGAA TGTAGAGTCACAGATCCCTTCAATACTAACCCATAGCGGCAGCGATACGGTGGCATCTTCGCCACCGCCGGTACTACTAACATcttcccaccaccaccaccaccaacaccagcagcgCCATAATATGCACCAACGTCACCATTCTACCCCTTTGCCAATGTCACTGCCAATGTCGCTACATACGTCACAAGAGTCCCAAGAACAGCAGGACTCACCCAACTGCACCGTCTACGCTGGATATCAGAATTCTAGTCCAACTTCACCTATGAAGACGGCGTCATCGTTTCAACCGTCACAACCGCCCGGCGGTGCCGGTTCACCGAACCGTATGCTTAGTCGCTTATTTAGCAAAAGTTTCTTTGACGACTTTCAAACGGCGCTCAAGCAGTACGATCAACAGTACGCACCTGCCGGTGGATCGTCTGATCTGCTCACAGTGATGGGACAAGATCGGCGGACGGCCCACTATCAGCCGTCGTATCTTCCGTCGATGttacaccaacaccatcagcatctgcatcagcagcagcagcatgtgcCACGCGCTGGCCACGTaagccgaagcaatagcagtAGTGTCGGTTCGGTCCGATCGATGGCGCTCGTACCAACGCGTACGCCCTCACCGCTGGACTTCCGTACCATGTCCTTCCGGAGGCCCCGATCGTTGGCCAGCGAGGAGAGTGGTGGGAAGCAGTCGACAACACGCACGGATAGCGGTTACGAGAAATATTAG